The Dehalococcoidia bacterium DNA segment TGGCGATGACCCACTCCCCCACTTGTACCGTATCGGGGTCGGCGAAGGACAAGGCGGGCAGAGGCTCGGGAGCATTAATCTTCAAGACCGCCAAATCGGTTAGGGGGTCGCGCCCCACAATCCGCGCCTCAAAAGTGCGTTCATCGCTCAAAGTTACCTGCACCCGTCGGGCATTGGCGATGACATGGTCATTGGTAACGATATAGCCCGCCGGGTCAAACAAGACACCTGTGCCCGTGCTGACGCCGCGAATGGGGCGCAGGAAGATATCTACCCCCTGGGTCTCGGCGGCGATGCTCACCACAGCGGGGGTAACCCGCGCCACCACCTCGGCCACAGGCGGCATGCCCTGCGGGGAGGCCGGGGGAGCCTGCACCGGCGCAGGAAGGGTTGCCCCCGCCGGGGTGGGCGTGGGGCGTGGCGCCGTCTCGGGGCGCAAGCGCAACACCCCACACTGCACCACCAGCAGAGCAGCCAGGGCCACAAGGCCCAGCCAGACCACACCAGGCTTTCGGGGAAAAGCCACGACTACTCCTCTCCCTCTTCTTCCTTCGCCTTGCGCTCGGGGCGCACCACCTCCACCTCGGCGGGCGCAGGGGCCGCGCCAGGAGGGGCCTCCACGGCCTCCACCCGCGGCGGAGCCACCAGCACGATGACATCCTCGGGGTCGGCCTTGACCACCACCCCCGCCGGCAAGGACAGGTCCTTCACCCGCACCACCTTGTCAAAGGAGTCCAAAGACGCAATGTTCACCCGCAGGGCTTCGGGAATTTCCAACGGGAGGCCCTCCACCGTCAGGGTATGGTGGGGGATAATGAGGGTGCCCCCCAGGGAGGTTACCGCCGGGGCCTGCCCCTCCACAACCAGGGGCACCTCCGCCTCCACCCGCTGAGTAACATCCACACGGTAGAGGTCTACGTGCAGAACCTCTTCGGTCAGGGGATGGAACTGAATCTCCCGCACGAAGGCCAAGTGGGTGCCCTCCTCCCCCTGAATGGAGACAAAGAGGGGTTTACTGCGCCC contains these protein-coding regions:
- a CDS encoding 50S ribosomal protein L25 codes for the protein MVTGRHLLTLQTQPRQVLGKKVKRLRQEGWTPLHLYGPGVASRPLQARTGEVRKALVQVGRSKPLFVSIQGEEGTHLAFVREIQFHPLTEEVLHVDLYRVDVTQRVEAEVPLVVEGQAPAVTSLGGTLIIPHHTLTVEGLPLEIPEALRVNIASLDSFDKVVRVKDLSLPAGVVVKADPEDVIVLVAPPRVEAVEAPPGAAPAPAEVEVVRPERKAKEEEGEE